Proteins from a genomic interval of Crassostrea angulata isolate pt1a10 chromosome 7, ASM2561291v2, whole genome shotgun sequence:
- the LOC128191611 gene encoding WD repeat-containing protein 17-like, translating into MVRQVGLLPAGCQPWNNDVVATSGDRFVYCATLAMYIYQLDRKFNEFRLISIMSEHTKTINCVKFHPTNSDLIATTGADKKVIVWNIATQHVVAKLDVVTRDPPKAVGWTSVKGSDAVCFIQGSGPLYVWAYSTEQKLQTIKEASGFSSSVCQFRWHPKNPNRVALGHLDGSISICNIGGKSQKGICRPESEDEDEDDPVTALEWDPLSADYLIMTNTFHPVRLIDTVSGTVITEFKLPSAAANVHTLAWISGAPGMFVTGDVKSGILRMWNVSKSTPIENIRIKKTGIHALQTINVEHHSRVKDVRDGQVSSTSPTLTPASTNSSHFVLPPAKIVCAFLDGGVGLYDLGGRKWDFLRDQGHIETIFDCKFCPYNRDILATGSFDGTIKLWDITSMTAINSSPGNEGVVYSLSWAPGDLNCIVASTSKHGMFIWDVGKGRIIQRFQDANKTAIFCVAWNQKDSKRIMSAGADGYCIIRQVNGEIVQKYKHPAAVYGCDWSPENKDMMATGCEDKLVRIYYLATITDQPLKIFSGHTAKVFHIKWSPLKEGMLASGSDDSTIHVWDYSQESCFQVLRGHEGPVRGIMWNSEIPYLLVSGSWDYKIRIWDIRDGACVETLLDHGADVYGLTSHPERPFLMASSSRDSTVRLWSLNSLVQPIELNILAGKPWASVLGTTDSAMALGNPPMLCGKGSKDIKAEMEAGLPCNNKERLVKLCSKFFSPPTGADNLWELVSVVKGLDDSLLSERYKKGIMHVKHLTKFKASEAQEHEMAKMLSFGGGIGSMSREARLREAAKIYIRLGNLQRYCELLVELGEWERAIAVAPGVSLEYWKSITKRYTKFLAKEDDENLIPFCTAIGDPEALVEFSCARGQLSDAVLAAQVACEGIFDEMAQTDHTDKGLCNGIKPKKPYQMLLTGTVQKLADWYFHNGSPVLAACCHMSVDDCQQAVQCLIQGHELELAASVGVVLGNVSKQTHQALEYLSRRCEHLGKWELAVDLLKLIPDNRDLVIRCCAKCAASRDEINYLHTKASLPSLEECLHEAETLKNQIKPVDCIRYYVVSSTPEVALEIGLEYIKASMSKGRYSLDDIYPILQFMSSIRADKLQQPKLEQYRMELLCLCAYFGSLMAVRLGYDEIVGPLLRHARNIVIKAGLRLPITEESVSRELEAWDTICKAKANCFPEPLELSRVMTSPEVVQKYEELLRKSGGDNHSDRTGPDCASSSRLPSHSDVHVSCISQHRVQGLAYFLEDGRSAVSPNEALMWAKVNPFSPLATGLRINPF; encoded by the exons ATGGTGAGACAGGTGGGTCTGCTGCCCGCAGGGTGCCAGCCGTGGAACAATGATGTGGTGGCTACCAGTGGCGACCGCTTTGTCTACTGTGCCACACTGGCCATGTACATCTATCAG CTTGATAGAAAATTCAATGAGTTCCGGTTGATTTCCATCATGTCAGAACACACAAAAACCATCAACTGTGTCAAGTTTCACCCCACAAATTCAGACCTGATAGCAACAACAGGGGCAGATAAAAAGGTCATAGTGTGGAACATAGCTACACAGCATGTGGTGGCCAAGCTTGATGTGGTGACCCGAGACCCACCCAAAGCTGTGGGCTGGACCTCCGTCAAAGGTAGTGATGCTGTGTGCTTCATCCAGGGGTCAGGACCTCTGTACGTGTGGGCCTACTCTACAGAACAAAAGCTTCAGACCATCAAGGAGGCCTCGGGATTTAGCTCTTCTGTCTGTCAGTTCAGATGGCATCCCAAAAACCCAAACAGAGTTGCACTAGGTCACCTGGATGGAAGTATATCAATATGCAACATAG GAGGAAAAAGTCAGAAGGGAATATGTCGGCCAGAGAGTGAGGATGAAGATGAGGATGACCCAGTTACTGCCCTGGAGTGGGACCCCCTGTCGGCTGACTATCTGATCATGACCAACACGTTCCACCCAGTGCGCCTGATAGACACGGTTTCCGGGACCGTCATCACAGAGTTCAAGCTGCCCAGTGCTGCTGCCAATGTCCACACCCTAGCCTGGATCTCTGGGGCCCCGGGGATGTTTGTCACAGGGG atGTCAAAAGTGGAATTCTAAGAATGTGGAATGTATCAAAGTCAACACCTATAGAAAACATCAGGATAAAGAAAACGGGGATACATGCCCTACAGACAATAAATGTGGAGCATCACTCCAGGGTAAAGGATGTGAGGGATGGCCAGGTGTCCTCCACCAGCCCTACCCTCACCCCGGCCAGCACCAACAGCTCACACTTTGTTCTTCCACCCGCTAAGATTGTATGCGCATTCCTGGATGGAGGTGTAGGCCTGTATGATCTTGGTGGAAGGAAGTGGGATTTCCTCCGGGATCAG GGCCACATAGAGACTATATTTGACTGCAAGTTCTGTCCTTACAACAGGGACATCCTGGCAACAGGCAGCTTTGATGGTACCATCAAACTGTGGGACATCACCTCCATGACTGCA ATTAACAGTTCCCCAGGAAATGAGGGTGTGGTTTACTCCCTGTCTTGGGCCCCTGGAGATTTGAACTGCATTGTAGCCAGTACGTCCAAGCATGGCATGTTTATCTGGGACGTTGGCAAGGGGCGGATCATACAGAGGTTTCAGGAT gCAAATAAAACAGCCATATTCTGTGTCGCCTGGAATCAGAAGGATTCTAAGCGAATAATGTCTGCCGGTGCTGATGGATACTG TATTATCAGACAAGTGAATGGTGAGATTGTCCAGAAGTACAAGCACCCAGCTGCAGTGTATGGCTGTGATTGGAGCCCAGAAAACAA AGACATGATGGCCACTGGTTGTGAAGATAAACTTGTCAGGATTTATTATTTAGCTACCATCACTGATCAgccattaaaaattttctcag GTCATACTGCTAAAGTATTCCATATAAAGTGGTCTCCCTTGAAGGAGGGCATGCTGGCTAGTGGCTCTGATGACAG CACTATCCATGTGTGGGATTATTCCCAAGAATCCTGTTTCCAAGTGCTGCGAGGCCACGAGGGGCCAGTGAGGGGGATCATGTGGAACTCGGAGATCCCATATCTATTGGTGTCGGGGAGCTGGGATTATAAGATCCGGATCTGGGATATCCGAGATGGAGCGTGTGTGGAGACTCTACTGGACCACGGTGCTGATGTTTACG GACTGACGAGTCACCCAGAGCGCCCCTTTCTGATGGCCTCCTCCTCCAGAGACTCGACAGTCAGACTGTGGTCCCTCAATTCCTTGGTTCAGCCCATCGAACTCAACATCTTGGCCGGCAAACCCTGGGCCAGCGTTCTGGGAACCACAG ATTCTGCCATGGCATTAGGAAACCCCCCTATGTTATGTGGGAAAGGAAGTAAAGATATCAAGGCGGAAATGGAAGCAGGTCTTCCTTGCAACAACAAAGAGAGACTGGTCAAACTGTGTTCCAAGTTCTTCAGT CCACCGACAGGGGCAGATAACCTGTGGGAGCTGGTCTCCGTGGTGAAAGGGCTGGACGACTCTCTCCTGTCCGAGAGGTACAAGAAAGGCATCATGCACGTCAAGCACCTGACCAAGTTTAAGGCT TCTGAGGCCCAGGAGCACGAGATGGCCAAGATGCTGTCGTTTGGTGGGGGCATAGGAAGTATGTCCAGAGAAGCCAGGCTTCGGGAAGCTGCCAAAATCTACATCCGGCTGGGAAACCTCCAGAGATACTGTGAACTTTTGGTGGAGCTGGGAGAG TGGGAGAGAGCCATTGCAGTTGCTCCAGGTGTTTCATTAGAATACTGGAAATCTATAACAAAACG ATATACAAAGTTTTTGGCCAAAGAAGATGATGAGAACCTGATCCCGTTCTGTACAGCTATCGGGGACCCTGAAGCCCTGGTCGAGTTCTCCTGCGCCCGTGGACAGCTGTCTGATGCGGTGCTAGCTGCTCAAGTTGCCTGCGAGGGGATATTTGATGAAATGGCCCAGACAGATCATACAGACAAGGGATTGTGCAATGGAATAAAACCAAAGAAACCTTACCAAAT GTTGTTGACCGGTACCGTTCAGAAGTTGGCTGACTGGTACTTCCACAACGGATCCCCCGTCCTGGCGGCCTGTTGTCACATGTCTGTGGATGATTGTCAG CAAGCTGTGCAGTGCCTGATCCAGGGTCATGAGTTGGAGCTGGCAGCATCAGTGGGTGTTGTCCTTGGTAACGTGTCCAAACAAACCCACCAAGCCCTGGAGTATTTGTCTCGAAGGTGTGAACATCTCGGGAAATG GGAGCTAGCTGTTGACCTGCTGAAGCTGATCCCAGATAACCGAGACCTGGTGATCCGGTGCTGTGCCAAGTGTGCTGCCAGCCGTGATGAAATCAACTACCTCCATACCAAG GCATCTCTCCCTTCATTAGAGGAATGTTTACATGAAGCAGAAACTTTGAAGAATCAGATAAAGCCGGTGGACTGTATTCGGTATTATGTTGTCTCATCAACACCAGAGGTCGCTCTAGAGATCGGATTAGAGTACATCAAAG CTTCCATGTCAAAAGGAAGATATTCCCTGGATGATATCTACCCAATCCTTCAGTTCATGAGCTCCATCCGTGCAGATAAACTACAGCAACCAAAGCTAGAACA ATACAGAATGGAGTTACTGTGCCTCTGTGCCTATTTTGGATCATTAATGGCTGTAAGATTAGGGTATGATGAAATTGTGGGGCCACTGTTAAGACATGCAAG AAACATTGTGATTAAAGCTGGATTGCGACTACCTATAACGGAGGAATCTGTCAGCAGAGAGTTGGAAGCTTGGGACACAATATGCAAGGCTAAAGCCAACTG TTTCCCTGAGCCCCTGGAGTTGTCCCGAGTAATGACCTCACCGGAGGTCGTACAGAAGTATGAGGAGTTGCTGCGTAAATCAGGGGGAGATAATCACAGTGACAGAACGGGCCCAGACTGCGCCTCTAGCTCCCGCCTCCCGTCTCACTCGGACGTCCATGTGTCCTGTATATCTCAGCACAGGGTCCAG GGTTTGGCCTATTTCCTAGAAGATGGCCGCTCTGCAGTGTCACCCAATGAAGCGCTGATGTGGGCTAAAGTCAATCCTTTCTCTCCCCTGGCCACTGGACTAAGAATCAATCCATTCTGA
- the LOC128191614 gene encoding uncharacterized protein LOC128191614 isoform X2, whose product MEAARFPELNVEDLSELLDNKDSKNTKNAIKMAVNVLISYCASKNIIFSDFEKLPLDSLCEHFKTFYASARNQKGGFYSKKSMISLRYGIQRHFLKIRDIDIVNNDAFKPANLVFQAMMVKLKQVGMGSSEHKPPIEADDLAVLYTSFDLENPSDLQNKVFLDFMIYFCNRGRENLRELQKQDFKFHGSGPNKYVTLRDHSTKNHQGDSTDTDESQGGRLYTVPNNVLCPVKSIEKYLAVLNPNCDSFWQRPKIKEKKTEVVWYENIPVGKNTLGNKMKVLSEKYKLSKSYTNHSLRATTITLLDEEGFEASHIMSISGHKSETSIKHYSRTGESKKRMIAETISNKILAKKSKEEPKGKTDAPQKSKKSSPPDDGGNNFLDSAGQDEENFQSFPDDMDLLELSLSQEHALLQTILPESDSPNPSLVATSTSSSTYVQKVLTERAANTNYGPNMVFNHVKEVHMHYHYNTPHDHSN is encoded by the exons ATGGAGGCAGCGAGATTCCCCGAGTTAAATGTAGAAGACTTGAGTGAGCTATTGGATAACAAAGATTCCAAAAATACGAAAAACGCCATTAAAATGGCTGTGAATGTGCTGATTTCTTATTGCGCGagtaaaaacattattttttcgGATTTTGAGAAGCTTCCATTGGACTCTTTGTGTGagcattttaaaacattttatgcaTCTGCGAGAAACCAAAAGGGAGGATTTTACTCGAAAAAGTCTATGATAAGTTTACGATACGGAATTCAACgccattttctcaaaattagaGACATAGACATTGTTAATAATGATGCATTTAAGCCAGCAAATCTTGTGTTTCAAGCAATGATGGTAAAACTGAAACAAGTAGGAATGGGGTCCAGTGAACATAAACCCCCTATTGAAGCTGACGACCTGGCTGTACTTTACACATCATTCGATCTGGAAAACCCTAGTGATCTTCAAAACAAGGTATTCCTTGATTTCATGATATATTTCTGCAACCGAGGCAGAGAGAACTTGAGGGAACTTCAAAAACAGGACTTTAAATTCCATGGTTCTGGTCCAAATAAGTATGTGACTTTAAGGGACCACTCTACAAAAAACCACCAAGGAGATTCTACAGATACTGATGAAAGTCAGGGTGGGCGGTTGTACACTGTACCAAACAATGTTTTGTGCCCAGTGAAATCTATTGAGAAGTATTTAGCTGTGCTCAACCCTAATTGTGATTCATTTTGGCAACGTcctaaaataaaagaaaagaaaacagagGTTGTCTGGTATGAAAATATTCCTGTTGGTAAAAACACATTgggaaataaaatgaaagttttaagtGAGAAGTACAAGTTAAGCAAATCTTACACAAACCATTCTTTGCGCGCCACTACAATTACTCTGTTGGATGAGGAAGGGTTTGAGGCAAGCCATATCATGTCAATTTCTGGACACAAATCTGAGACAAGTATAAAACATTACAGCAGAACAGGAGAATCCAAAAAGAGGATGATAGCAGAAACAATTAGTAACAAAATTCTAG CAAAAAAGAGCAAGGAAGAGCCAAAAGGAAAAACAG ATGCACCACAGAAGAGTAAAAAATCTTCCCCACCAGATGATGGAGGCAACAATTTTCTAGACAGTGCag GTCAGGATGAAGAGAATTTTCAATCGTTTCCAGATGACATGGATTTGTTAGAACTCAGTCTTTCCCAAGAACACGCTTTACTCCAAACTATCCTTCCAGAATCTGATTCACCAAACCCGTCACTTGTTGCCACTAGTACCAGCAGCTCCACCTATGTTCAGAAAGTACTAACAGAGCGTGCTGCAAATACCAACTATGGACCAAATATGGtgtttaatcatgttaaagAGGTTCATATGCATTATCACTATAACACGCCTCATGATCATTCAAACTGA
- the LOC128191614 gene encoding uncharacterized protein LOC128191614 isoform X1 codes for MEAARFPELNVEDLSELLDNKDSKNTKNAIKMAVNVLISYCASKNIIFSDFEKLPLDSLCEHFKTFYASARNQKGGFYSKKSMISLRYGIQRHFLKIRDIDIVNNDAFKPANLVFQAMMVKLKQVGMGSSEHKPPIEADDLAVLYTSFDLENPSDLQNKVFLDFMIYFCNRGRENLRELQKQDFKFHGSGPNKYVTLRDHSTKNHQGDSTDTDESQGGRLYTVPNNVLCPVKSIEKYLAVLNPNCDSFWQRPKIKEKKTEVVWYENIPVGKNTLGNKMKVLSEKYKLSKSYTNHSLRATTITLLDEEGFEASHIMSISGHKSETSIKHYSRTGESKKRMIAETISNKILGNPTAKKSKEEPKGKTDAPQKSKKSSPPDDGGNNFLDSAGQDEENFQSFPDDMDLLELSLSQEHALLQTILPESDSPNPSLVATSTSSSTYVQKVLTERAANTNYGPNMVFNHVKEVHMHYHYNTPHDHSN; via the exons ATGGAGGCAGCGAGATTCCCCGAGTTAAATGTAGAAGACTTGAGTGAGCTATTGGATAACAAAGATTCCAAAAATACGAAAAACGCCATTAAAATGGCTGTGAATGTGCTGATTTCTTATTGCGCGagtaaaaacattattttttcgGATTTTGAGAAGCTTCCATTGGACTCTTTGTGTGagcattttaaaacattttatgcaTCTGCGAGAAACCAAAAGGGAGGATTTTACTCGAAAAAGTCTATGATAAGTTTACGATACGGAATTCAACgccattttctcaaaattagaGACATAGACATTGTTAATAATGATGCATTTAAGCCAGCAAATCTTGTGTTTCAAGCAATGATGGTAAAACTGAAACAAGTAGGAATGGGGTCCAGTGAACATAAACCCCCTATTGAAGCTGACGACCTGGCTGTACTTTACACATCATTCGATCTGGAAAACCCTAGTGATCTTCAAAACAAGGTATTCCTTGATTTCATGATATATTTCTGCAACCGAGGCAGAGAGAACTTGAGGGAACTTCAAAAACAGGACTTTAAATTCCATGGTTCTGGTCCAAATAAGTATGTGACTTTAAGGGACCACTCTACAAAAAACCACCAAGGAGATTCTACAGATACTGATGAAAGTCAGGGTGGGCGGTTGTACACTGTACCAAACAATGTTTTGTGCCCAGTGAAATCTATTGAGAAGTATTTAGCTGTGCTCAACCCTAATTGTGATTCATTTTGGCAACGTcctaaaataaaagaaaagaaaacagagGTTGTCTGGTATGAAAATATTCCTGTTGGTAAAAACACATTgggaaataaaatgaaagttttaagtGAGAAGTACAAGTTAAGCAAATCTTACACAAACCATTCTTTGCGCGCCACTACAATTACTCTGTTGGATGAGGAAGGGTTTGAGGCAAGCCATATCATGTCAATTTCTGGACACAAATCTGAGACAAGTATAAAACATTACAGCAGAACAGGAGAATCCAAAAAGAGGATGATAGCAGAAACAATTAGTAACAAAATTCTAG GGAACCCAACAGCAAAAAAGAGCAAGGAAGAGCCAAAAGGAAAAACAG ATGCACCACAGAAGAGTAAAAAATCTTCCCCACCAGATGATGGAGGCAACAATTTTCTAGACAGTGCag GTCAGGATGAAGAGAATTTTCAATCGTTTCCAGATGACATGGATTTGTTAGAACTCAGTCTTTCCCAAGAACACGCTTTACTCCAAACTATCCTTCCAGAATCTGATTCACCAAACCCGTCACTTGTTGCCACTAGTACCAGCAGCTCCACCTATGTTCAGAAAGTACTAACAGAGCGTGCTGCAAATACCAACTATGGACCAAATATGGtgtttaatcatgttaaagAGGTTCATATGCATTATCACTATAACACGCCTCATGATCATTCAAACTGA